A genomic window from Papaver somniferum cultivar HN1 unplaced genomic scaffold, ASM357369v1 unplaced-scaffold_15, whole genome shotgun sequence includes:
- the LOC113335772 gene encoding probable glutathione S-transferase — protein sequence MSGELVVLDFWPSPFGMRVRIALAEKGIKYEYKDENLRVKSAQLLEMNPTHRKIPVLIHHGKPIVESLIIVQYIDEVWNDDNLLLPTDPYQKAQARFWADFADKKIYEHGKRLWMTKGEEHEKTKKDFIDCLKVLEGELGNKTYFGGDQMGFLDVALIPYYTWFYTYEKCGNLNVEEECPKLMSWVKKCMEKESVSQSLPDPVKVYEELKQWYPIA from the exons ATGTCAGGTGAATTAGTTGTTTTAGATTTCTGGCCAAGTCCATTTGGGATGAGGGTTAGAATTGCATTAGCTGAAAAAGGAATCAAATATGAATACAAAGATGAAAATCTCAGAGTGAAAAGTGCTCAACTGTTGGAAATGAATCCAACTCATAGGAAAATTCCAGTTTTGATTCATCATGGGAAACCCATTGTTGAATCTCTCATTATTGTTCAATACATTGATGAAGTTTGGAATGACGATAATCTTCTTTTGCCTACTGATCCTTATCAGAAAGCACAGGCAAGATTTTGGGCTGATTTTGCAGACAAAAAG ATTTATGAACATGGAAAGAGGTTATGGATGACTAAAGGAGAAGAGCATGAGAAAACAAAGAAAGATTTCATAGATTGTTTGAAGGTATTAGAAGGAGAGCTTGGAAATAAGACGTATTTTGGTGGTGACCAAATGGGGTTCTTGGATGTGGCTCTAATTCCTTACTACACTTGGTTCTACACTTATGAGAAATGTGGAAACCTTAATGTAGAGGAAGAATGTCCAAAGTTGATGAGTTGGGTTAAAAAATGTATGGAGAAAGAGAGTGTTTCTCAATCACTTCCTGATCCAGTTAAGGTCTATGAGGAACTCAAACAGTGGTATCCAATTGCCTAG